The Vibrio toranzoniae sequence CGAGATCTAAGGTCATATCGACGTTGATCAGTGGTGCTTCTGTTGGTTCTGTTTCAGAGGTGTGGCCTGTAACAGGTATCAGGATCATTGCTATTACGGCCAAGAGTGTTTTCCACATGAGTATTCCTTTCTCGTTGTTCTGTTTAGCAAACGTTGTTTTTAGTATGGTTTACTTCTATACGTTCAAGCGGATAAATATCATTTTTAACGTTTAAAATTGGGTTTAACTCACTCATTTATGAGCAAAAAAATACCCCACCTAAATAAGGTAGGGTATTGATAAGGTTAAATCACTGGTAGTCCGTGCTTTAACCTCTCGTTATAGATGAAGCGATTATAGATAGAGGCACTATTCGGAGTCGTTGTGCTCTTCATCTGCTAGCTCATCAATAAGTTGGTCTGCAAACGCAGGTGCGAACCACTCATCCATTTTGCTACGCAGTTGGTCAACACCGATACCTTTCATTGAAGAGAAGACATCAACCGCGACATCACCACCGAAAGATTTTGCATCGTTACGGATTTTCAGTAGCTGTGCTTTACGCGCACCGCTTTTCAGTTTGTCTGCTTTTGTTAACAAAACCTGTACTGGGATACGGCTATCGATAGCCCAGTAGATCATTTGTTGGTCAAGGTCTTTCATTGGGTGACGGATATCCATCAATACCACTAAGCCCTTCAGGCTTTCTCGGCGTTGTAGGTATTCACCTAGCGACTTCTGCCATTTTTTCTTCATTTCAAGGGGGACTTGAGCGAAGCCATATCCAGGTAAATCGACGATATGACAACCATCTGTTACCTTGAATAGGTTAATTAACTGAGTTCGACCTGGTGTTTTACTGGTTTTCGCCAAGCTTTTTTGGTTGGTAACGCGGTTTAGCGCGCTAGATTTACCAGCATTGGAGCGTCCTGCAAACGCAATTTCGATTCCTTCGTCTTCTGGTAAATGACGAATATCAGGTGCACTGGTAATGAAATGCGTGTTTTGATAATGAATTTTTACGCTCACTGTTAACTCCATCTCGACTTTGTGTAGTCGATT is a genomic window containing:
- the yihA gene encoding ribosome biogenesis GTP-binding protein YihA/YsxC, translating into MSVKIHYQNTHFITSAPDIRHLPEDEGIEIAFAGRSNAGKSSALNRVTNQKSLAKTSKTPGRTQLINLFKVTDGCHIVDLPGYGFAQVPLEMKKKWQKSLGEYLQRRESLKGLVVLMDIRHPMKDLDQQMIYWAIDSRIPVQVLLTKADKLKSGARKAQLLKIRNDAKSFGGDVAVDVFSSMKGIGVDQLRSKMDEWFAPAFADQLIDELADEEHNDSE